GGGGAGAGGGGTTCATTAAATCCGATATGCCCGGAATTTCCAATACCCAATAATTGAAGATCAATGCCGCCTGCATCTTCAATCAGATATTCATAATAATCTGCTTCGTCTTCGAGATCTTCGGCCAAGCCGTCGGGTAAGTGCGTGTTCCTCGGATCAATATTGACTCGATTAAAGAGTTTCTCATTCATATAATAGCGGTAGGAGTTTTTGTCCGATCCCGCCAAGCCCACATATTCATCCAGGTTAAAAGTCGTGGTGAGAGAAAAGTCAATTTCGCCTTTGCGCTGCATGGCTGCGAGCACATCGTAAAGACTTTCCATGGTACGCCCTGTGGCCAATCCCAAAACGGAATTGGGTTTCGATTGAAGCTGATCAGCAATAATCTTTGACGTGAGAGCTACCGCTTTTTCCGGACTATCCTGAATTATAACCTGCATATTGTCCTCCTGTTGTTCTTAGATACATCTTCTTGATCATAGGTCAAAATGATCATAACATTATCAATCAAGATACACCAAAACAAAATATTGCGAAGGCAAATTTAGTTGCGAAAGGAAGGGCTCCACGCCGGTTCTTCGGCGGGGGCGTCTTTTTGAAAACGGCGGCGGTATTACAGTTTCCTTAGGATCCGGGATTTTCCTGAAAATGGCGCGCTGTAATTTCTGTCCACCGTGCATCAACCTGTTCTTGCAGCAGCGCGATCGTGTCGTCATCGGTCTTGGCGAATCGGCCTTGTCCCGACAAGTACTCTCCCACGGAGATGCGCTTATCTTTTTCGGCAAGGCGCAGGCTTTTCCCGGTCAATCTGAAATGACCATTTTCAATTTCGTAGAGAACAAAAGCCCCTGATTCCACAGCATTGCGGGCAACGGTTACCGTGTCCGCAGCGGGGAAATGCCATCCCGCAGGGCAGGGCGCGCTCAGATGCATATAGCGGCATCCTGTCATGAACCGCGCTTTATAAACCTTATCGTAGAGGTCACCGGGATAGCCGGGACTGGCGGTGGCAATATAGGGGATGTTGTGCGCTTCCATAATGGCAGGGACATCTTTAGAGTATTGTTGTTTCCCATAATTTGGCGTTGTGGTTGTCCTGGCGCCTAAAGGGGTCATACTGGAACGCTGTGTGCCCGTGTTCATATAAGCTTCATTGTCATAACAGATAAACAAGAGGTCTGTATTGCGTTCTGCGGCGCCGCTCAAGGCTTGTATACCAATGTCCGCAGTGCCGCCATCACCGGCGATAGCTACGGTAGCGATATCATGACGCCCCTGTTTTTTGAGGGAGGCGGAAATACCGGAGGCAACAGCGGCCGTGCTGGGAAAGGTACAGTTGACCACAGGCAGCGTAACCGAGGAAGTGGGATACATGCCGCATAAGACTGTAAAACAACTTGCCGGTACAACGAGCACCGCTTTACCATCGAGTGCTTTTGTGACATGCCGAAAAGCAATGCCGATACTACATCCTGCACAAGCGCGGTTGCCCGGCAATAAATATTCCATTTCCGGAAGTTGAAGCAGATTGGTTGTCATAAAAACTCCATAGCATGTGAAGGGCTTGGACTTCAGAGTTGAAGGTTGAGCCAGCTTGTCGGTTTAGGACCCTGTTGGGCACGATCCCAGCCCATACTCTCAGTAACTGCCTCGGCCAACTGGCGCGCGTTTATGTCGCGACCGCCAAGACCGGCAATATAACCGTGGACTTCGGGTGTGACTTGATGACGAAACAGGGCGGCTTGAACATCAATAAAGATAGGACCGCCATAACCGTAAGTCAGACTTTTATCGAAGACGATGACGCGGCGCGCCTTTTTTAAAGCGCGGGCGACTGCGGCATCCGGGAAGGGACGGTAGGAGCGTATGCCGAGTACGCCTGCCCGCAGACCCGTCTCTTCGAGGAGATCAGCGGCAACAGTCGCTTCGTTGGCGAGGCTGCCGGCGGCAACCATAATAACCTCCGCATCTTCCGGACCATAGGTCCAGCAGAGACCGCCTGAAGATCGGCCGAAAGCGGAGGCATATTCTGCGTCAACGCTCTCAATCGTATTCAAGG
The nucleotide sequence above comes from Candidatus Hydrogenedentota bacterium. Encoded proteins:
- the nagB gene encoding glucosamine-6-phosphate deaminase produces the protein MQVIIQDSPEKAVALTSKIIADQLQSKPNSVLGLATGRTMESLYDVLAAMQRKGEIDFSLTTTFNLDEYVGLAGSDKNSYRYYMNEKLFNRVNIDPRNTHLPDGLAEDLEDEADYYEYLIEDAGGIDLQLLGIGNSGHIGFNEPLSPLLSRTRAVSLTPATIAQNSPLFERPEDMPRFALTMGVGTILEAEQCLMLVTGAAKADILAKAVEGPITSMISATALQLHSDCVVIADADAAAQLTQKDYYHWNFAHAPEWASYQ
- a CDS encoding pyruvate synthase subunit beta, whose product is MTTNLLQLPEMEYLLPGNRACAGCSIGIAFRHVTKALDGKAVLVVPASCFTVLCGMYPTSSVTLPVVNCTFPSTAAVASGISASLKKQGRHDIATVAIAGDGGTADIGIQALSGAAERNTDLLFICYDNEAYMNTGTQRSSMTPLGARTTTTPNYGKQQYSKDVPAIMEAHNIPYIATASPGYPGDLYDKVYKARFMTGCRYMHLSAPCPAGWHFPAADTVTVARNAVESGAFVLYEIENGHFRLTGKSLRLAEKDKRISVGEYLSGQGRFAKTDDDTIALLQEQVDARWTEITARHFQENPGS